From one Alphaproteobacteria bacterium genomic stretch:
- a CDS encoding four-carbon acid sugar kinase family protein, translating to MPVLLGCIADDFTGATDLASTLVEGGMRTVQLIDLPAADTPPPADVDAVVIALKSRSIAADEAVRQSRAALRWLQQAGARQFFFKYCSTFDSTDAGNIGPVADALLDDLGGRITIACPAFPVNGRTIFFGHLFVGDRLLSESGMQNHPLNPMTDPDLVRVLGRQTAHKVGLVDFRTVHAGADAVRQRLDRLAADGCRHAVVDAIANADLMAIGAACATLPLITGGSGVAMGLPENFRRAGLLADAGQADALPAVGGAGAVLSGSCSQATLRQIARFQSGHDSFRVDPLALAKGTDVAMEALEWAAARVGTAPVLIYASAAPDAVRAVQDRLGRAEAGALVERAMAAIGRGLVDRGVRRLVVAGGETSGAVVGALGVKALRIGPVIDPGVPATVALGEPPVALALKSGNFGGDDFFAKALEMMR from the coding sequence ATGCCGGTGCTGCTGGGTTGTATCGCCGACGATTTCACCGGGGCCACCGACCTCGCCTCGACCCTGGTGGAAGGCGGCATGCGCACCGTGCAACTGATCGACCTGCCCGCGGCGGATACGCCGCCGCCGGCCGATGTCGATGCGGTGGTGATCGCGCTGAAGTCGCGCTCGATCGCCGCCGACGAGGCGGTGCGCCAGTCGCGTGCGGCGCTGCGGTGGCTGCAGCAGGCAGGCGCGCGCCAGTTCTTCTTCAAATACTGCTCGACCTTCGATTCGACCGACGCCGGAAACATCGGGCCGGTGGCCGACGCGCTGCTCGACGACCTCGGCGGCCGCATCACCATCGCCTGCCCGGCATTTCCGGTGAACGGCCGCACCATCTTCTTCGGCCACCTGTTCGTCGGCGACCGGCTGCTGTCGGAGTCCGGCATGCAGAACCATCCGCTGAACCCGATGACCGACCCCGACCTGGTGCGCGTGCTCGGCCGGCAGACCGCGCACAAGGTGGGTCTGGTCGACTTCCGCACGGTCCATGCCGGCGCCGACGCGGTTCGCCAGCGCCTCGACCGGCTGGCGGCCGACGGCTGCCGCCACGCGGTGGTCGATGCCATCGCCAACGCCGACCTGATGGCGATCGGCGCGGCCTGCGCCACGCTGCCGCTGATCACCGGCGGTTCCGGCGTGGCGATGGGCCTGCCGGAGAATTTCCGCCGGGCCGGGCTGCTTGCGGACGCCGGTCAGGCGGACGCGCTGCCGGCAGTCGGCGGCGCCGGCGCCGTGCTGTCGGGCAGCTGCTCGCAGGCGACCCTGCGCCAGATCGCGCGCTTCCAGTCCGGGCATGACAGCTTCCGGGTCGACCCGCTCGCGCTCGCCAAGGGAACCGACGTGGCGATGGAGGCGCTGGAATGGGCCGCCGCCCGCGTCGGCACCGCACCGGTGCTGATCTATGCCAGCGCGGCGCCCGACGCGGTCAGGGCGGTGCAGGACCGGCTCGGACGCGCGGAAGCCGGCGCCCTGGTCGAGCGGGCGATGGCTGCCATCGGCAGGGGACTGGTCGACCGCGGCGTGCGGCGCCTGGTCGTCGCCGGCGGCGAGACCTCCGGCGCGGTGGTCGGGGCGCTGGGCGTCAAGGCCCTGCGCATCGGCCCGGTGATCGACCCCGGCGTGCCGGCCACGGTGGCGCTGGGCGAGCCGCCGGTGGCGCTGGCCCTCAAGTCCGGCAATTTCGGCGGCGACGACTTCTTCGCCAAGGCCCTGGAAATGATGCGATAG
- the phnL gene encoding phosphonate C-P lyase system protein PhnL, translating to MTAPGPAMIRIEGLAKAFTLHNQGGVHLPVLADVGLTVHRGECVVLTGASGAGKSSLMRAIYGNYAASAGSIRVRHGDDWVDMAAAAPRMIIAVRRASLGYVSQFLRVIPRVPAIDVVAGPLLQAGVDTAEARARAATMLARLNLPERLWSLPPATFSGGEQQRVNIAHGFVRRYPILLLDEPTASLDAANRHVVIELIGEARAAGAALVGIFHDADVRGAVATRTVDVEAFRPAA from the coding sequence ATGACCGCGCCCGGTCCCGCGATGATCCGGATCGAGGGCCTGGCCAAGGCCTTCACGCTGCACAACCAGGGCGGCGTGCATCTGCCGGTGCTGGCCGATGTCGGGCTCACCGTCCACCGCGGCGAATGCGTGGTGCTGACCGGCGCCTCCGGTGCGGGCAAGTCCAGCCTGATGCGGGCGATCTACGGCAATTACGCCGCCAGTGCCGGCAGCATCCGCGTGCGACACGGCGACGACTGGGTCGACATGGCCGCCGCCGCGCCGCGCATGATCATCGCCGTGCGGCGGGCGAGCCTGGGCTATGTCAGCCAGTTCCTGCGCGTGATCCCGCGGGTGCCGGCAATCGACGTGGTGGCCGGGCCGCTGCTGCAGGCCGGCGTGGACACGGCCGAGGCGCGTGCGCGCGCCGCCACGATGCTGGCTAGGCTGAACCTGCCGGAACGGCTGTGGTCGCTGCCACCGGCCACCTTTTCCGGCGGCGAGCAGCAGCGGGTCAATATCGCCCACGGCTTCGTGCGGCGCTATCCGATCCTGCTGCTCGACGAGCCGACCGCCTCACTCGACGCGGCCAACCGGCACGTGGTGATCGAGCTGATCGGCGAGGCGCGCGCCGCCGGCGCCGCCCTGGTCGGCATCTTTCACGACGCCGACGTCCGCGGCGCCGTGGCGACCCGCACCGTCGACGTGGAGGCGTTCCGCCCGGCGGCTTGA
- the phnK gene encoding phosphonate C-P lyase system protein PhnK — translation MSAVAAAPVVAAEVPLLQVRGLTRTYGALTACRDCSFDVYPGEVVGIVGESGSGKTTVLNCVSGRLVPDTGQVLYATDGAAPVDILEMPEPERRRLLRTDWGFVHQNPRDGLRMGVSGGANVGERLMAVGWRHYGQIRAAAVDWLRRVEIDEDRIDDRPATYSGGMQQRLQIARNLVTGPRLVFMDEPTGGLDVSVQARLLDLLRVLVRAEGVAVLIVTHDLAVVRLLADRLMVMRHGRIVESGLTDQVLDDPQHPYTQLLVSSVLQA, via the coding sequence GTGAGCGCCGTCGCCGCTGCGCCGGTCGTCGCTGCCGAGGTGCCGCTGCTGCAGGTCCGCGGCCTGACCCGCACCTATGGCGCGCTGACCGCCTGCCGCGACTGCAGCTTCGACGTCTATCCCGGCGAGGTGGTCGGCATCGTCGGCGAATCGGGGTCCGGCAAGACCACGGTGCTGAACTGCGTGTCCGGCCGGCTGGTGCCGGACACCGGCCAGGTGCTCTATGCCACCGACGGCGCGGCGCCCGTCGACATCCTGGAGATGCCCGAGCCCGAGCGTCGGCGCCTGCTGCGCACCGACTGGGGCTTCGTCCACCAGAACCCGCGCGACGGCCTGCGCATGGGCGTGTCCGGCGGGGCCAATGTCGGCGAGCGGCTGATGGCCGTCGGCTGGCGGCACTACGGCCAGATTCGCGCCGCGGCCGTCGACTGGCTGCGCCGGGTCGAGATCGACGAGGATCGCATCGACGACCGGCCGGCGACCTATTCCGGCGGCATGCAGCAGCGCCTGCAGATCGCCCGCAACCTGGTCACCGGCCCGCGGCTGGTGTTCATGGACGAGCCGACCGGCGGGCTCGACGTCTCGGTCCAGGCCCGCCTGCTCGACCTGCTGCGCGTGCTGGTGCGGGCCGAGGGCGTCGCGGTGCTGATCGTGACCCACGACCTGGCGGTGGTGCGCCTGCTCGCCGACCGGCTGATGGTGATGCGGCATGGCCGGATCGTCGAGAGCGGCCTCACCGACCAGGTGCTGGACGATCCGCAGCACCCCTACACCCAACTGCTGGTGTCCTCGGTGCTGCAGGCATGA
- a CDS encoding alpha-D-ribose 1-methylphosphonate 5-phosphate C-P-lyase PhnJ, producing the protein MTATGTAAADAAAYNFAYLDEQTKRMIRRAILKAVAIPGYQVPFGGREMPVPYGWGTGGMQVTASIVGPDDTLKVIDQGADDTTNAVNIRRFFARVAGVATTEATAEASIIQTRHRIPEATLGPDQIIVYQVPLPEPLRKLEPRETETRTMHAYQEYGLMHVKLYEDIARYGHIATAYDYPVLVNGRYVMAPSPTPKFDNPKMHHMAALQLFGAGREKRIYAVPPHTEVVSLDFADHPFAVQRWDDVCGLCGAADSYLDEVILDDAGGSMFVCSDSHHCATRRAAGHRGAFAGHPLAQRTPEDPA; encoded by the coding sequence ATGACCGCGACCGGGACCGCGGCGGCGGACGCGGCCGCCTACAACTTCGCCTATCTGGATGAGCAGACCAAGCGGATGATCCGCCGCGCCATCCTGAAGGCGGTGGCGATCCCCGGCTACCAGGTGCCGTTCGGCGGCCGCGAGATGCCGGTGCCGTACGGCTGGGGCACCGGCGGCATGCAGGTCACCGCCAGCATCGTCGGTCCCGACGACACCCTGAAGGTGATCGACCAGGGCGCCGACGACACCACCAATGCCGTCAACATCCGCCGCTTCTTCGCCCGGGTCGCCGGCGTGGCCACCACCGAGGCGACGGCGGAGGCCAGCATCATCCAGACCCGCCATCGCATTCCCGAGGCGACGCTCGGCCCGGACCAGATCATCGTCTACCAGGTGCCGCTGCCCGAGCCGCTGCGCAAGCTGGAGCCGCGCGAGACCGAGACCCGGACCATGCACGCCTATCAGGAATACGGCCTGATGCACGTGAAGTTGTACGAGGATATCGCGCGCTACGGGCACATCGCCACGGCCTACGACTATCCGGTGCTGGTCAACGGCCGTTATGTGATGGCGCCGTCGCCGACCCCGAAGTTCGACAATCCGAAGATGCACCATATGGCAGCGCTGCAGCTGTTCGGCGCCGGCCGCGAGAAACGCATCTACGCGGTGCCGCCGCATACCGAGGTGGTCAGCCTGGATTTCGCCGACCATCCCTTCGCGGTGCAGCGCTGGGACGACGTCTGCGGCCTGTGCGGTGCGGCCGACAGCTATCTCGACGAGGTGATACTCGACGACGCCGGCGGCAGCATGTTCGTGTGCTCCGACAGCCATCATTGCGCGACCCGCCGCGCGGCGGGCCACCGCGGTGCCTTCGCCGGTCACCCGCTGGCGCAGCGCACGCCGGAGGACCCGGCGTGA
- a CDS encoding carbon-phosphorus lyase complex subunit PhnI produces the protein MYVAVKGGERAIANAEALVAEERRGDTAVPELGVAQIREQMQLGVDRVMAEGSLYDPDLAALAIKQAQGDLVEAIFLLRAYRTTLPRFADAEPVDTAAMAIRRRISSTFKDLPGGQVLGPTYDYTHRLLDFALAAEADAGPPQAPSAAVPVDATMPRVADILGRQGLIEPAGADDPATRPHDLTRDPLEFPAGRDQWLQNLARGDEGFILALGYSTQRGFGGNHPFAGEIRMGEVAVEIVPEELGFPIEIGAITVTECQMVNQFQGSAEAPPAFTRGYGLTFGHNERKAMAMALVDRALRGAELGEEAKYPAQDQEFVLYHSDNVEASGFVQHLKLPHYVDFQAELELVRRLRREWLAARQSEAAE, from the coding sequence ATGTATGTCGCGGTCAAGGGCGGCGAGCGGGCGATCGCCAATGCAGAGGCGCTGGTCGCCGAGGAGCGACGCGGCGACACCGCCGTGCCGGAACTTGGCGTCGCCCAGATCCGCGAGCAGATGCAGCTGGGCGTGGACCGGGTGATGGCCGAGGGATCGCTCTACGACCCCGACCTGGCCGCCCTGGCGATCAAGCAGGCGCAGGGTGACCTGGTCGAGGCGATCTTCCTGCTGCGGGCCTATCGCACCACGCTGCCGCGCTTCGCCGACGCCGAGCCGGTCGATACCGCCGCCATGGCGATCCGGCGGCGCATCTCCTCCACCTTCAAGGACCTGCCCGGCGGGCAGGTGCTCGGCCCGACCTACGACTACACCCACCGGCTGCTCGACTTCGCGCTGGCGGCGGAGGCGGATGCCGGTCCGCCGCAGGCGCCCAGCGCCGCGGTGCCGGTGGACGCGACGATGCCGCGCGTTGCCGATATCCTCGGCCGCCAGGGCCTGATCGAGCCGGCCGGTGCCGACGATCCGGCGACGCGGCCGCACGACCTGACCCGCGACCCGCTGGAATTCCCCGCCGGCCGCGACCAGTGGCTGCAGAACCTCGCCCGCGGCGACGAGGGGTTCATCCTCGCGCTCGGCTATTCCACCCAGCGCGGCTTCGGCGGCAACCATCCGTTCGCGGGCGAGATCCGCATGGGCGAGGTTGCGGTCGAGATCGTGCCGGAGGAGCTCGGCTTCCCGATCGAGATCGGCGCGATCACGGTTACCGAGTGCCAGATGGTGAACCAGTTCCAGGGCTCGGCGGAGGCGCCGCCGGCCTTTACCCGCGGCTACGGCCTGACCTTCGGCCACAACGAGCGCAAGGCGATGGCAATGGCCCTGGTCGACCGGGCGCTGCGCGGCGCCGAACTGGGCGAGGAAGCCAAATATCCGGCCCAGGACCAGGAGTTCGTGCTGTATCACAGCGACAACGTCGAGGCGTCGGGCTTCGTCCAGCACCTGAAGCTGCCGCACTATGTCGACTTCCAGGCGGAGCTGGAGCTGGTCCGCCGCCTGCGCCGCGAATGGCTGGCCGCGCGGCAGAGCGAGGCGGCCGAATGA
- the phnH gene encoding phosphonate C-P lyase system protein PhnH, protein MSATGAAAIASGPAAGFADPVFDAQRAFRALLQAMARPGCTVRPAPGLPAPAGLASAAYAVALTLCDADTPVWLQDGIATAQAVDSLRFHCGCRIVDAPGGAAFAFGDRSIPPLDRFATGDDRYPDRAATLVIALPALEGGPAVTLTGPGIDGETAIAPRGLPAWFWDAWARNHRLFPCGVDAMLVAGDALLGLPRSVAAVPQAGG, encoded by the coding sequence ATGAGTGCGACCGGGGCGGCGGCAATCGCGTCGGGGCCGGCAGCCGGCTTCGCGGACCCGGTCTTCGATGCCCAGCGCGCCTTTCGCGCGCTGCTGCAAGCGATGGCGCGGCCCGGTTGCACGGTGCGGCCTGCGCCCGGCCTGCCGGCGCCAGCCGGCCTCGCCTCTGCCGCCTACGCTGTGGCGCTGACGCTGTGCGACGCCGACACGCCGGTCTGGCTGCAGGACGGCATTGCCACGGCGCAGGCGGTCGACAGCCTGCGCTTCCACTGCGGCTGCCGGATCGTCGATGCGCCGGGCGGCGCGGCCTTTGCCTTCGGCGACCGCAGCATACCGCCGCTCGACCGCTTCGCCACGGGCGACGACCGCTATCCCGACCGCGCGGCCACGCTGGTCATCGCGCTGCCGGCGCTCGAGGGCGGACCGGCGGTGACGCTGACCGGGCCGGGCATCGACGGCGAGACCGCGATCGCGCCGCGCGGCCTGCCCGCGTGGTTCTGGGACGCCTGGGCGCGCAATCACAGGCTGTTTCCCTGCGGCGTCGATGCGATGCTGGTTGCCGGCGATGCCCTGCTCGGGCTGCCGCGCAGCGTGGCCGCCGTGCCGCAGGCCGGAGGCTGA
- the phnG gene encoding phosphonate C-P lyase system protein PhnG, whose product MASTERDRTVGTVGPAARQRWMAVLAHAGRDALERACQGLPPAPAHDWLRRPEVGMAMVRGRAGGDGARFNLGEMTVTRCAVRLADGTIGVAYVAGRDKRHAELAALCDALLQLPGRHDRMMAQVIDPLAAAQSESRRERGRKAAATRVDFFTMVRGENPR is encoded by the coding sequence ATGGCGTCCACGGAACGCGACCGCACAGTCGGCACGGTGGGGCCGGCTGCCCGGCAGCGCTGGATGGCGGTGCTGGCGCACGCCGGCCGCGACGCGCTGGAGCGGGCCTGCCAGGGCCTGCCGCCGGCGCCGGCGCACGACTGGCTGCGAAGGCCGGAGGTCGGCATGGCGATGGTGCGCGGGCGCGCCGGCGGCGACGGCGCACGCTTCAACCTCGGCGAGATGACGGTGACGCGCTGCGCGGTGCGGCTGGCCGACGGCACCATCGGCGTCGCCTATGTCGCCGGCCGCGACAAGCGCCATGCCGAACTGGCCGCGCTGTGCGACGCGCTGCTGCAGCTCCCCGGCCGCCACGACCGGATGATGGCGCAGGTGATCGACCCGCTTGCCGCGGCACAGTCCGAATCGCGCCGCGAGCGCGGGCGCAAGGCGGCGGCGACCCGGGTCGACTTCTTCACCATGGTGCGCGGGGAGAATCCGCGATGA